In Bacteroidetes bacterium GWF2_43_63, the genomic stretch TTAGTTCTTGATAACTTTTTTGGTAGTAGCACCATTTTCGTTAGAAACCTGAACCATGTAAATTCCGGTTGGGAGTTCGTTCATGTTGATTGTACGAACAACTGCACCGTTTACATCCATGTTCTGGTTGATAACAACGCCACCAATGGTGTTGTAAACAACAACATTGTAATTTCCAGCTGCCAGGTTGTTGAATGAAATATTCAGGTCACCTGAGGTTGGGTTAGGATACATTGAAATAGCTGCATCAAGAGGAAGATCATTAATACCTGTGTAGAGGTTTCCTGTTTCATCAAGATAAACTCCGTTGATGTATTCGTGATCAACCGGACCACCGCTGGCCATATTCAATGTTGATGTTGACATGTTGACCTGATAGTAGGAACCTTTGTCAAAAGTGATATCAGCAAGATACATCCAATAGTTCATTGCATCGTAAGCAGTACCAGCTGTAAGGTTAATTTTTGGGCCCATAACGCCGGTAGCAACATCGTACATTTTCACCATGATGTCAGGATAAATGTTCACATCGGTAAGGATTGGGTCTGTATCCATCCAGGCATAAACGATTTTTGAACCATCGTCAGTGCGGCTCATCTGGAAACGCTCGTCCCATGCAACATAATCAGCAGTACCTGCATCAATCAAAGTTGTAGCATCATCAGGATCAGTTGCAAAAACGGTATCAACAATCATTGAAGCCCAACCGGTAGCGGTCTGATAAGTATCAAAGATAATTCCCTGCATACCAGTGTAAACAGAATAGTATCCAAGAGAGTCAACGTTATCACTGTAAGCGCCATGAATGTAACTGGAAAAATGCAGATATCCGTCAGCATCGATAGTCGCGTCTTTAACAGTGCTGAACATTGGGCGTCCAACAGGAGAAAGATCTGTAGCTAAAGTCTGAATAGCCGGACAGGTTGTCCAGTTGAAAGCAGCTTGTTCGGTCCATGTTAAACCACCATCAGTAGTTTTGTAAACCAGCGGCTGATAGGTCAGTTGGTCAATAGCATCACCATTACGTCCGATATAGATAAGATAGCCATTCAAGCCATCATCGTCCATAGCAAAACCAGGATAAACATAGCCATCAGGATTTCCTAAACCATCTGCGAGGTAAGTAGGAGTGTGGGTTGCAAGAGTCCAGTCGAAGCTGTTGGTGCCAGCGTTGAAAGTTCCAATATTAATAGTAGTATTGATGCCGGTGTAATTAGTGCCATCATCGGTATTTGCATCGCCATAGAGGAAAACTTTGTTTCCACGAGCCTGCATGTGCATTCTTGGCATGTAGTTGTAAGGTTGAGCACCACCAACGGTGTCTGTGAACAAAGATAAATCATACGCAAAGTTTGTCCCGGCGAATGTTTCAGAAGAAAAATAACCACCAGCCCAGGTGCTGACAATTACAGGACCAGCACTCACTGCATATGCATTAGCAGGAGTAGTATTTCCTGTTGGGTTGTAAATTACACCGCTTGGATAACGAGCAATATAAGAATCATTGTTTTCCCAGACCATAACAGTGGAATCATTAAAAGAGAATCCACCATCAGTAGAGAAAGCTGCATGGATATAACCTGAACTGAAATCAACTCCATTAGCACGATGGGTCATCTGGATTAATCCAGTTGCTTCATTGGCTGCAAGGCCAGCTTGTTCGGGCAGCAGCACACTGAATACGTTAGCTGAGGTGCCGATGTAGGTTTTGGTAATTGCAAGAGCAGCTTTGTTGTTTAATTTCTGAACTGGACGGTTAACAGGATTTGAAACCTGTTGATTAACACTTTCGGTACGATTAAGCTTCTGAACTTTTTCATATTTATTAGAAGCCCCAACAAGTGTTCTTTCCCCGGTGCTCTGGGCCATGATGCCTGCTGAAATAAGCATAGCAGCACCTAAAAATAGAACTTTTTTCATGATTGATTTGGGTTTAGGTTTAACATTGAAAAGCAAAGATACAATCTTTTTTTATAAAGACAAAAAAAACATTTTGACGTTGCACTATACGTATTTCTGTCGAATAAAAAGCAAATTTCAGTACGTATAAAAATGATTTTGCCGAAATAAATTATTTTAGCTTTTCATTAAAAACAAATACAAGGCGAAAACTAAGAAGATTGTTGAATTGATCACGTGACCAGGTGCTTACGGTGTTGTTATAATCTCTCGTTCTGATTTTTCCTAAAGAATAGGCGTAGCGGAAATTAAAATGGACTTTCCAGAACGCACGTAAACGAAAATCGACAAGAATGTTCAAATCTTCAGATTTATATGGACCAGTGCTGGTGGCCCAGTCGATGAGAACTCCATGTTCGGTTTCGCGCATCGAAACAAGTCTGCTATAAGCCAGGCCGAGGCCGATTGTTATCTGATCTCTGTCGTTATAGTGAATCAGCATCGGAATCTCTGCATAATTGAGGCGCAGATTGTAATAAGGAAGATTCAGGTTGTTGCTGTTAGGCGGATATTTTTTGTAGGCGCCTTTCTGATTGAATAAAGTTTCGACCGAAACAAACCAACTTTTTCCGAGGGGCAGGGCAGCACCAACGCCGCCATTGAAGCCGATTTTACGATATCCAACCACTTCGTCACCATCAACCTGCGACAGATTGAATCCACCAATAAACTCGCCCTGAATATTCTGCGCATGCATGATTCCCGGACAGCAAAACATCAGCACGAGAGATGCACTGAAGAGCAACTTAAGACCAATATTTTTTTTTGCTGTCGTAAAAATTTTCATCATCAGTAAATTTGCGGAAATAGCGCAAAAGCGGTGAATTTATTTTAGTTTTTCAATAATGGCAGGAACAATTTTCTCCCAGTCGCAAACAATTTTTAAATCCGATGATTCGAAAATCGGTGCATTAGTATCTTTATTTACGCTTATAATGAGCCCAGCATCCTTGATTCCACAGGTGTGATGAGCGGCGCCTGAAATCCCAAAATTGATATATACTTTCGGTTTCACCGCCACTCCGCTGGTTCCGATCATGGTATGTTCGCCTTGCGTCCAGCCTTCATCAAGAGCAGGCCTGGTGCAACCCGTGGCGCCGCCCAGCAGGGCTGCGAGTTCTTCGAGTTGCGCCCATTTTTCTTTACTGCCAATCCCAAAGCCACCTCCAATAATTACATCCGATTCATTCAGTGGCTTTCGGGTTGTCTGCTCTTTGCTAACAGACAAAACCTGAATTCTATCCCCTACGAAAGACAAGTCGAAGTCAAACACTTCAACAGTTCCGATTTTCTCCACGGGTTCAATTTTCTGCATGATGCCACTTTTGATGGTTGCCATCTGTGGACGATGATTGGGTGTGAGAATATCGCCCAGTACTTTTCCGCCGAAGGCAGGAACCACTTGAATAAACCGTTTGTTGTCGTCAATGCGGAGTTCGTTGCAATGCGCTGCCAGTCCTGTTTTTAGTTTGGCTGCAACCGTTGGTGCCAATTCGGAACCCGCATAGGTGGCTCCAACAAGAACTGTTTCAGGTTTGTATTTTTTGATTAATTGTGTCAGTGCTTCGCTGTACAGATCGCTGCGGTAAACATCGAGTTTTGAATTGTTGTTCACAATTACTTTTTGCGCGCCATAGCGGAATAGTTCGGATGAATACTTTTCTCCGTCGACGCCAAGAACAGCGGCCCACACTTCGGTGTTGTTGCCCTGTGCTGCAGCCAGACGTGTGGCTTCGCCCAGCAATTCGAGTGAAGTGCCGTTTACCTTATCATCTTTGATTTCGGCGTAAACGAGAATATGTTTGTAATCGCTGATGTTCATTTATTGGTTTGCAATTTATCAATTATTCAAAGGCTGTCATACAGAGTTGCACTATTTATTCTTCGGGGGAGTTTACCCTGCTGTTGACACTTCGACTCCGCTCAGTGTGACAGCAGGAAGGACTCAGTGTGACAATGTCGGGGCTCAGGATGACAGCAGGGGTTAGACTGACAGTGTTTTTGAATGAATGATATGAGTTTATTTCTTTCATAACAATCAATGTCTCACTCCTGCTTTGCATAATTCCTGCACAATTCTGTCGGCAATTTCTTCGGGTGTTCCGCTTAGTTCCACGGTTTTTCGGCTCATTTTCGGGGCGTAAATATCACCGGGTTGTGTAGGAGATCCCTTCAATCCGAGATAATTATCATCCGTTGGGAAATCTCCATAATGCAGCACGGTGAGCGGCTTTGACTTCGCCTTCAACATGCCCATGATGTTGGTCAGCCGCGGTTTATTCAATTTACGCGTAACGCCTAAAACGGCCGGCAGAGCCATTTTGTAATCAATGGATCCATCTTCGGAGAGGGCTGTTACGTTCAGTGTATTTTCAGAATATGCCAATGCACTGATGTTCATGATGTGAGGAAAACCAAGCCATTCGCCCAGTTGAGCGGAGACCTGACCCGTACTTCCATCATCGCTTTCGTTTCCTGTGATTACAATATCGAAGGGTCCTTTTGCCTGAATGGCAGCGGCAAGCGTGTAGGATGTCGCCAGCGTGTCGGCACCGGCAAAAGCACGGTCGCTCAGCAGAAAACCTTCGTCAGCGCCCATGGCGAGTGCTTCAAGAATGTTGTCCCGTGCGCTTCCCGGAGCCATTGTAAAAACAGAAACTTTTCCCTGATTTTTATCACGCAGAGCCAGTGCGGCTTCCAGCGCATGTTTGTCGAGATCGCTGATGACAGTTGGAATGCCTTCACGCACCATCATTCGCGTAGCGGGGTCAATGGAAATTTTATCGTAGTACTTTGAATCAGGTACTGCTTTTACACAAACTGCAATATTCAATGCCATAATGCCTGATTGCTGATTATTGGATTAACGAAGCTGATTTCCTGCGACGATAATTCCCATAATCTGAGAAGTTCCGCCGGAAGGAATAATTGCCATAGCATCGCGCAGGAAGCGGCCTGCAGGATATTCATTGATTACACCGTATCCGCCCATCAAATCAATGGTGCGTTCGGCTGCTTTAATGGCATTTCGCGAAATGAACAATTTTGCAGCAGCTACTTCAGGAGCGCACTGAACGCCGCTGTCGTAAATTGATGTTGCGTTGTACAACATTGCCTGACCTGCTTCATAGTCAACCTGATTATCGGCAATAATAAGCTGAATGGCCTGCAATGCAGTAAGAGGTTTACCGTAGGTGATTCTGTTTTTTGCAAAATTCAAACCTTCTTCGCAGCAGCCGCGAATCACGCCAAGCGCAATGGCAGCCATTCCCGAGCGACCAAAATGACCAATGGTGTGCATAGCGATTTTACTTCCGTCGCCTTCTTTACCAATCATGCAATCGGCCGTAACTTTCAAGTCGCTGCAGATAACATCGCCGGTAACGGAACCGCGAAGGCCCAGTTTGTGTTCTTTGCGACCAGCTGACCAACCCGGAGTTCCTTCAGGAACAATCACTGCGCTGATCATTTTGCGACCTTTTTCATTCACTCCACTGGTGCCGGTTACAACATTGATTACCGCATTGTGCGAATTGGTGATAAAACATTTTCGGCCATTGATTACATAGCCTTCTTCGGTTTTTTCAATGGTGGTATTTTGATTCCCAAAGTCAGATCCACCGGTTGGTTCGGTTACGGAAAGTCCGCCAATTTTTTCGCCGGAAATAAGTTGTGGCAGATATTTCTGCTTTTGCTCTTCGCTTCCAAAATTCAGAATGGCAGCAATGGCCAGATCATGCGTCATGATGGCAATGCCTAACCCAGCTGAATGGCGCGATACTTCTTCGAGTACGATGGCACGTTCGGTCAGACCCAGTCCCGGTCCGCCATACTGCGCCGGAACATAGATTCCAAAAAAGCCCATCTGGCCAAGCTGCGGCCACAAATGATCGGGGCAAACGTCTTTTTCATCCCATTCCGCAGCGTGTGGCGCTACTTCCTGTTCAACAAATTCTCTCACTAATTTCTGTAGTGATTTCTGATCGTTATTGAAAAACTGAAACATATTGATTTTTTTTGTTTGTTGTACAAATTAGTTTATCGGGAAAATCGCAAATTGTCGCATTTTGATGGTGTTTATCCTGCTGTTTCCTTCGATACATTTTTTCTTCGTTTCACTTCGAAAAAACACTCAGGATGACAGCAGGCAAAGCTCAATGTGACAGCAAGTTTTTTTTGCTGTTTATTTTTTGTCGGCTGCAGGATCCGTAATGTTTTCGGTGATACCGGCAATTTTTTTTGCAAAGTCAGCATAGACTTCAAACGGCGTGAATGCTTTTACAACCATGCGGGCGCCGTCGGGTGAGCCGCCGCCGTGCATACAGCCCGGAACACCAGAACCTATGGTGAGCCATTCCGAAAGGCGTGCAGCGCGCACTCTGCTTTCGGCCGAGCAATCGCCGGCTTTCACATATTTGCGAATCATTTCGCCGTAGCGCGGATCATTCCAGTCCTTGAACGAAGGCGTACAGCCGGTTTCGACAATACCACCTCCAATTTCCTGACAGAGACGTTTTGTTTCGTAGGGCAGGGTAGCCACATAAATTTTATTGAGATGCGCAATCTGTGAATCCGAAATCCAGACACCGGAAGCATGAGCTCCGCCCAATGCCATGGCGCCGATTCCAAGACCATAGGTGGTGTTGTTGTTGGCAGACATTACGGTGAATTTATCATCGAATTTTTTATTCGAAATTCCATTGGCGCGGGCCATCAGCACACCGGCACCGATCATCACGTCGCCCTGACCGGCAACACAGGCACCAATGCAGGCGCGGTAATTGGCGGTGAAATATTCAACCACTTTTCCGGCATATTTGAATTCACCGGCCATAAATACGCGTTCGTTCGGAATGAAAACATTGTCGAACATCAGGTAAGCCTGAGTAATTCCGGTTTCCATGGTATCCCATCCATCTTTGTAATCGCGATCGTCGCTTGGACGCATGGTTTCAACAATAGTCAGACCTTCAATATCGCGCGGGATTACGAATGATACTGCAAATTCGGCATCGGTATCTTTGTAGCCAGAACCCGGCAGAATGAAAATTTCTTCGGAAGCAGCCACACCGCAGATCATGAGCTTTGCACCACGAACCACGATGCCATCGGCACGTTTTTCAACCATGCGAAGATTCACATCCGGATCGGCTTGCTGAGTGGGTTTCAACGTGCGGTTGCCTTTGGCATCGGTGAGCGCACCGGCACAAACAGTCCCTTTTTCTTCAGCATTCAGAATCCATTTTTCGAGACGTTTTTGATAGTCAGTTCCGAATTCCTTGTCAATATCATTTGTTACAGCCCACATAACGTTTTGTGAGTTCCAGCCGACACAGCAGCCGCCCGTGCAGGAACCGGTGAAATGATACATTTCGCGTTTCAGTTTAGCATTATTCATAATGTCGTCCAACGACTTCATCATGCCATTGAAGCGGAGAATTTCATTTCCCGTGAAATACGATTTGGCAGTAAAAAGACTTTTGTGTTTTTCATCGTGTGCGGCATCGAAAGCACGGCAATGGCTTTCCACCACGCGTCGTGTTGCAGGATGGCTGGTCACATCGGCGATCTGTTCACCATTCTTGTATATATTAGGTTTGAGCGCCTTCAGTGCGGCCAGATATTGTTCCCTCGTTCTGATCATAACAATTGCTTTTAATTAAATGTGGGGCTAAATTAGTAAAAATCTTTTATATAGCATGCGGCTTGAGGCATGCGGCTTGCAGCTCAATGCACAGGGCGCAACGCGATAGGCATAAGCGAGAGTCATAAGGCGTTAGGCAATGGGCATTACAAAAACAGATTTTGAGCTTTCAACGAAATTTTTTTTGGGTTATTGACTGTTTTTTTCCGGGACTTTACGTCAAACGTGACAAGTCGAGCCCACGATTTCATCGTTCGGTTGGTAATTTGAAAATTTAATAATTTCGAGAATTAGTTGAAAGCTTGCTGCCTGGCGCTTTTTCTTCAACCTCTCTGCGTCGCAAGGCGACCTGAGTGCGTTGAAGAATGACGATGCTCAGCACCTAACGATTTCGGGACCGCTCCTCTACTCAAACAAATGTATGGCAGGGAATTTATCCTGCAGAGGCAGGACTAAAATATTGGGTGTGTTTCTCCCCGACGATTCCACGTCAGCAATACTGTTTTGCCAACCACTTCTGGCAGACGGTAGAATGTCGGGGAGGACGAAATGCAAAGCAACGGTCACTTCAAAATACTGACTACTGAAAGCGAATAGGTAACTTTTTAGTATTTTTATGCACTCAAATAAACAGAACAAATGAGCACGCGTATATTATTAATTGATGATGATGAAAATTATTCAAAGCTGCTGCAAGCGGAAGCAAAAGCATTTGGATTTGAATTAGCGACCGCATGGAATCTGGCTGATGGTGCGGATTTGCTAAGGAGCAACCGCAATATAAAAGCGGTCATTCTCGATGGCCGGTGCCATCTCACATCTGACAGGCAGGAGCCGGTGCGATCGAATTTTGTAGTACATGCCATTGAGCAAATCAGAGAACTCGAAGACGAATACAATCGCGTCATCCCTTTTTGTGTCAACACCGAAACACCCGATGAATTCAAAGAAGACCTGATGGGCATTGCTGAAGTGTTTTTGAAAAACAAAGATCATGACGCCCTTTTCAGACATCTGAAAGATTTGATAAAAGCATTGCCAGCTACGACCGTCCGGGAAGCGTATGCCGATATTTTTGAAAAGACCGACAAGCATTTTGATGATGAGTTTCAAGAATTACTGGTCAGAGTGCTGTTGACAATGGAAATGTCGGACAAGGCAGACATTACAACGGGACTTGGAACATTGCGTTTGCTGCTTGAAAATGTGATTGACGAAGCTTGCCGGCAGAAGCTGGGAAAAGAACCCGACTCGTTTCGTTTCGGTGACAAAAGCCGCACGCGGCAAATTCTGGAAACAATGAGGCAGCAGGTTCTTCCGATCGAGCTCTACGATTCGGCTGTGATGCTGTATAGAATTGGCAGTCGCTATGGCAATCATCAGGATCCGGTATCAACCGGGACCGTGGTGCTCAGGCCTGGCAAATACACGTATCAGCGATGTGTTTTTTCGTTACTGGAATTGATTGATTTTTTGTTTTCAGAAAATATGCAGCCCAAAAGTTGAAAAAATTAACTGCATTTGCCTCCACAAGAAAAGAACACAATTCTATTCATTAAATACGGCGCTGTGGCTGGATTTGAATAAGTACATTGAAAAACAATGGTTCATCAATTTCCGATAGCGATTGGAGGGATGGGGTGTGAGGATTTGTTTGGATGGGGCAGTGGCGGTTAAAAAGCTAGTCAAACCTTCTTTCTTGTTTTTGCTTAATTATATCAATTTTATTAACCTCAATCGTGTCTTTTGGAGTCACCTTGTATATCCACAGTATGTCATCTTGGAGATCTAAGTATAATCTATCTCTATCTTCTGTAATTGTATATAAATAAACCCTGAAGTTTAAAGAATCTGTCAAGTAATAAGAGTTGGAATTACTTGCAAAAACACCTCCATTATAAACCATGTATCTCTCGACAAATAAGCTATCATTCAACTTACGAGTTGATTTATAATTATCCTTTGAGTACTTTGAATAACATGAAGTGAACAAAAACGCTATTATTATTAATGCAATATGTTTCATAATTATCTCCTTAATTGACTGCTTTTTGGCCTGTATTTTAACTTTTTTTAAGCTCTGCCCGAAAATTTAAAGGGTCAGTAAAACATTGAAGTGGTTTTCTATTCAACATATTGTTTGTCAAATGGAGGTATTGCCGGTTTTGGGTTGCGTAGCCGGGAAAATTCGAACTGCATTTTTGACCACTATTTGATTCTTGCAATTGTTGATAGCGTCATTTGTATGTCGAGTTTGACAAACAATCAAATTTCAATTTTATTGAGTAACCCAAGTGTTTCTATATTCATTTTTGAAAAGGCAAACCAACGTTTACCCAAATCTTTTAGAGATGCCCCTATATGAAAAACTGTTTCCTTATCAATAATTATAAATCTGTCGTGAGATTTCGCAAATGACTTGACCTCAATTGCCGGATATTGCTGATTATGCTTACTTAAATCAAGTTCGAGTTTTCTCGAAACAGACTTCGTCAAAATTGTTGCAGTAACACCTTCTTTTCTCTTTAGAAGAAGGGTCAAAACACTTTCATCAATATAATTGTCGATTAAAATAATTGAGCTTTTTGCCGATTTTATAATGCCTGAAATGAAAACATGTGCATCAAAAATTTGTCCGTCGAAGAACACTCCCTGATTTGGCGGAATTGATGTTTCTAATTGCAATTTGATTTCACCAAGCTCGCTTTTCATAGTGTGCATGTCGCTTTCGATGCGCTCAAATCGCTGACTCAATGCATATCCTTTGAGTAAAAAATCCTTGATCACTTTGTTCGCCCAAATCCGAAACTGAGTTCCCCGCTTTGATTTGACTCTATAACCCACCGAAATAATTACATCAAGATTATACAGCTGCACATTCCTGGTTACGTGTCTTTTACCTTCTTTTTGAACTTGTA encodes the following:
- a CDS encoding 4-hydroxyphenylacetate 3-hydroxylase, with translation MIRTREQYLAALKALKPNIYKNGEQIADVTSHPATRRVVESHCRAFDAAHDEKHKSLFTAKSYFTGNEILRFNGMMKSLDDIMNNAKLKREMYHFTGSCTGGCCVGWNSQNVMWAVTNDIDKEFGTDYQKRLEKWILNAEEKGTVCAGALTDAKGNRTLKPTQQADPDVNLRMVEKRADGIVVRGAKLMICGVAASEEIFILPGSGYKDTDAEFAVSFVIPRDIEGLTIVETMRPSDDRDYKDGWDTMETGITQAYLMFDNVFIPNERVFMAGEFKYAGKVVEYFTANYRACIGACVAGQGDVMIGAGVLMARANGISNKKFDDKFTVMSANNNTTYGLGIGAMALGGAHASGVWISDSQIAHLNKIYVATLPYETKRLCQEIGGGIVETGCTPSFKDWNDPRYGEMIRKYVKAGDCSAESRVRAARLSEWLTIGSGVPGCMHGGGSPDGARMVVKAFTPFEVYADFAKKIAGITENITDPAADKK
- a CDS encoding DNA-binding protein encodes the protein MKNEIIVYQNVEDSTRLEVRIEDETVWLSQAQMAELFQTSAQNITMHVGNVFREKELSKSGTCKDFLQVQKEGKRHVTRNVQLYNLDVIISVGYRVKSKRGTQFRIWANKVIKDFLLKGYALSQRFERIESDMHTMKSELGEIKLQLETSIPPNQGVFFDGQIFDAHVFISGIIKSAKSSIILIDNYIDESVLTLLLKRKEGVTATILTKSVSRKLELDLSKHNQQYPAIEVKSFAKSHDRFIIIDKETVFHIGASLKDLGKRWFAFSKMNIETLGLLNKIEI